TATATTGTGACTTGTATATCCTAGGTTCAAACTGTTGAACAATGTCTCCCCAATCGACAATGTGTCATTCAAAGAGGTTTCCTTTTTGCTCTTCATTTATTTTGTGTTTTTGATCGTATGTCCTGTTTAACTTGTTTTCTTTATGTCCTGATAATCGTGTGGGTGTTTGTTATATCATGTAtggaagaacaaacaaaacaattACCTTTCTCCTCTCATACCTCTGTGGCTATTATTTTGATAAATCAAGTGCTATAGTTGTAGTGCTGCTATTTCCTTTTGAAATTTCTGTTTTCTATGGTCTCTGTCACAGTTGATTGTCTTGTATTTTTCCATGTTATACTTGCAGAATCTCAATTGTCTTTCTCTTGCTACTCTATGTTTTACTGAATGCAGATACTTTATCTATATTCTATAGTcttctttcttattctttttctGGGATGCTTCTGGGACTTCTACATATGTAGGTAGTTTAGGATCTGTCTTCAGCTTGCAGTTGAAGAAGGCATCATATTTCAGCTCGTTATGCAATAATTTATGTATTAATACTAAGTCTGAATATTCTTTTGGAATTTTTTAAAGGTTTTAGGCGTGATGGAGATTGGACTTGCCCTCAATGTGGAAATGTGAACTTCAGTTTTAGGACAGCATGCAATCGTGGAAGTTGTGGTGCTGCCCGGCCATCTGCCAGTCCCAGTCCAGTGAGCTTAGTTTAGTTCTGTCATAAGGATCAGTACAATGCTTGTTTTAGCTGCCTATTCAGTTTGATATGTTCTATTGATGGGACTGTTACAGATAtacatgattatgatttctatataCCATGATCATGGTTCCCTTACCATGATTGCTGTGACTTGATGAAAGAAATAAGAATATTCCTGATGCAACATTCTTAGTAGATTGAATGTGGCATCTGATTAAAGAGCCCATATAATCATTTGATGGCGAAATCTTATACAATTTGCATTGTATCATATTCAAGTAAGAGCAGGTTCTGGACTAGAGAGTTATTTGCTTGCAATTACTGTACTGTGTCATGAATTGTGAAGCATTTTATATTGGGAAACAAAGTAACAGTCAATGCACTCTGCTGCATTTGTGCAACTTTGACATAAAATTCTTACCACATTATTTTCTTCAGTTCCTATCTGTCTTGACGAGAAGATTCTTTTGTGGAATATACTTCAAATTAGATGGATGTGTTTAAACACATCACACATCAAGATTTAACTTGATCTTCCTGTATGACACATTCTTGTTTTGTTTTTATTTGAGATTTGAGTAGTTTTTGTGACTTATTTTATTGCTTTGCAGATAACTAGAACAACGCCTGTCCATGGTACTTTTGATCATCCAGGGCCTAGTTATTATGGTGATGTCGGGGTCCCACCACCCATGCGACTTGGAATGTTGAGTGGCTATCCTTCCTCCTTTACACTTCATCGGATGCAGTATGGTTATGGACCACCCAGTGGTGCTCCTGGCCCATACAGTCTTCTCTCTCCATATGGTCCATCAGGACCTCTAGGaggttctctctctttctcccttgAGTGTGCATATGTATGGATGATCCTCTGTTTCCTATTATGAGTGCATGCTCTTTTGCTTTGTATACATTCAGGAAATTTTTCATGCTATCGTGTTTTGTTATTGTTGTCGTCGTCATCATGTTGACGTGAAATTTTTTCCGTGTTTGACATATGTTGCATGCACACAAGTGATTTTCTTTTCCATTTATGGATGCTGCAGTTTATGGTTATGGCCCTGGTCCTGTCATGGATGGATATGGTGGCCCTGGTACTGTCATGGATGGATATGGTGGCCCTGGTCCTATCATGGACAGATATGGCTATGGGTACGAAGGATCTCCAATGCCGGTACACTTTAATTTCTCAAAGGATATTATTTTAGGCTTCTGAATATTTCTGTTGTTTGACTAATGATACTCAAACTTGGATTGTAAAGACATCAGGTCCAGCATCTAGAGAGCTGTTTGATAATAGTACTTCACGTAAACGTCGTGGAGGTAAATTCATTATTTTCAGTGTGATCTTTTTAGAATTTGTTTTTTTAAAGATTCATGCTGACTTCTCTTTTAAGTCTCAAATTATCATTAGTCCAATGCATAAACTATAAATGAACATTATGCCCTGTAGTGTTTGTAGCTAAGCTTTGAACAACATGTTTGACCACTGCAATTTCAAAATATATGGTTTCTTGTAATGGTATCATAGAAAGCACATCCATCTAGTATATTAAAATTTGCCCATTCATATAAGCTGGATGCGAAGATGTAGTACCTTTTGTTTAAGCAATTTTAGAATTCATCAAAAAATGGTAAAACTAATATCTTCTTCAAATACTTGGATTATTGGGCATTCTGAAGTCATAAATTTCATTGATCGATGATAGCATCTAAATTGGTCATTTCATAGAAAGATCATAATGGAATGCGATTATCATGTATTTTTGTCGCTTTTGTTGCTTGCTGAATGAACTGCGATGTAAAATGATAAGATGCCACATGTCAAGTATAGTTGTCCATGTCTAGGATCAGTATATATAAAacaaaatcataatccacttgatTAGATACATAGAAGAAACTTTCATAAATCTATTTAATACTGCTTCTTATTCAATGTTGGTTCATTCTAGTGTTCAGTTAAGCATATTGGAAGAAATAAGCCTAGTGTTGCAGCACATCGTTGAATTACGAAATTAGTCTATTCTCAAATCTAGTGAGAACCTTACTCGGTTCATCATAGTGGAAACTGCTAGGCGTACTTAGCACTGGGATGACAGGATATCTTGGGAAATGGTATATCCTATTCACTAGTATGGTACTATAGTTGAACAGCATAGGTGAGAAAAAGAATGCATCCGTGGAGAATCAGAATTGAATTAAGTGAAGATTACTGAGTGTAGGAAGCCCACCTTTTACATGAAAGTGTTCCATTCAATGAGAAGAAAAAGTAACCTCTCTCTAATTATCTTTTAAACCATTGCTGTTCTTCTTGGCTATCTTCTGTATATTACATTGTAATGATGATTAGGGAAATTTATGACAAATGGCTTTTTGTggttattttttagttttttctATTGGTTAGTTTATGGCAACTGTCATTTGCTAGTATTTCTAATGATCTTGCTTATTTTATAGAGGGATTCTTTCAAACTAGTAGTTTTTAAGGGGTCTTACTTTGTGTCATATATCTTTTGGTTAAATCTAATATATTCTGATTGAAACTAATGTTCTTTCTTGATCAGTCATAGCATTTATTTGGATTTTGTGTAGGTCCTGATGGGTTATTGGAGGGTGATTGGATATGTCCTCAATGTGAGAATGTTAACTTTGCCTTCAGAACAACTTGTAACATGAAGAAATGTGGAACTCCTAAGCCTACCACTGTAAGTCTCtgtcttcttcttttgtttctttttcatttatcCTATTTTCACCTGTTTCCTTATTTCTATGTTGAACTATTTTCTAAAACATTGTGTCCCTAAAAGTACGGATATTCATATATGGTGGTCATTGATTTAGTTTTTGCAACTATTGGCTGTATGGTGGTCATTGATTTAGTTTTTGCAACTATTGGCTGAGTGTTTTTAAGACAATGCAATGAGTTATAGTGTCATGCCTCGCATGCTCGCCTTTGCTTGGGATATATTGGTTCATCAGCCATACCTTCTGTAATATGAGAATTACATTTCGTAGTTGGTGAACCTACATAGCACAAAGTTCTGAATTTAACACGACCATACCTGCCCGATCCTATGACTTCTGAACTAAACATTCATGTCCGACTAAGAGTTTCAAGTTTTGCTCGTCAGCTGAGTAAAGAAATACTTGATCAATAAGATTTCCGTGGTGATAAATGAGATAAGAATCTAGCATGGTTGGCTATCTTGGTGTAAAGCTATTATGACTTCTACGGCTGAGAAAAGTGGTAAAGTTGCTAGTTGCTAGTTGCATTTTGCATATTCTTTTACTGCTGGGGAAGCTAACTGAGCTTGTGGAGTACATCAGCTAAGCATGTCACCATGCTGTTTGTTGTGCATTTTGAAGGACCGATTCTTATTGGTGTCCTTTTGTTCTGTGATCCTTCGTGTGCTAACTTCTTCGCTGTTCATGGTTAGGTCCCAAACCGATACAGCAAGGATGTATCAGATGCCCCAGAAGGTAGCTGGACTTGTGACAAATGTAACAATCTCAATTATCCATTCCGGAACGTGTGCAACCGGAAAGGCTGTGAAAACGAGAAGCCTTCTTCTACTTAAAGCAAATAGCTCAGGGACCAATTGGCGCACTTCATATAGCCTCAATTGGATTCTTGACGCTAGGTTCGTCGGATTCTCCATTGCAGTTTACCAGCTTTTGCTAGTTGCTAAAATTCAATTTTGTCTCTCATCAACGGTCGTTTTCTGAGGTATTGCTGATGCACACATATATCGTGATGATGGAGACAATGCAAATTTATTTGGTTGTATGCATTTTCTGAGCATAGTTGGATCCCTTGTATTCGCTGTGGTACCATTAGGTTCTTTTTAAGTTTTGGTACTGTTGAATAAAACCTCTCAGAATTGTAAGATGTCGCTGCGGCGTTGAACTGACTTGTTGTGATACTAAATAGGACAAGTTCAGTAGTTTTATGTGCGTACATATGACGATGGTTTCTGCATGTTCGAGGGTCCAATTGACGACGGCGACCTGCACCGACTTCATTCTGCAACTCTGTCTAAGTTAGAAACAAAAGTTGCACCCTCGGGTGGTATGTGTTGCGGGAAATAACTTTgagagtcgtggcctcggggccgacgcggctcggttcgggtccggacgtcgGGGATCTCTTCGGGGCGTGCCTCGAGCCCGCGGGGTCGGTCCGGTGTGatagtccgatcgggacggggataGGGTCGTCGTCTCCTCCGGATAGGGGCTCGTCGTCCGCGAGGCCGCCAgggaccctcggcttcgcacctgcacaaaggtcgggtcgggaagctcgactcgacccctccaacgatcaagttagcagatgtggagggggtttcagatgaagaagtatttgtctgTGTGACCCCATTTttctctgatgaacgagagggtatttatagggaagcttaccgtTGTTTGATATGCTCGCCtacaggaggcaggctgatagcgtctgacatgggtgctggcgtggcgtgaagaaccgcgcctgagtaggcgttaatgcaCCTCGATCGGTGTTCCGATTCGGTTGGCGTCGGTTGACGTCAGCCGAgttttatcataattactatcctcatcagtaTGGTTACTCGACACCCCCGCTATGGGATCGGGTGGACGCATCGGAGAGCTTTGGACTCCCGAAGAGAGACACTGCTTCTACCTCCTCCAGCGAATCCCGTCTCAACCTGTGGCCacttcctccgccgccgcctcttCGCTCCTCAAAATCCAAGCCTTCCTCCTCCGACGCGGCACCCTCCACGCCAACCTCTCACTCTTCACCCGCCTCATCTCCGCCTTCTCTGACCTCGCCGCTCCCGCCTCTCCCCTCGTCGCTGCCGCACTCCTACGCCACGCCCGCCGCCTGTTCGACTGCCGCCCCTCCCAGGACGCCTTCCTCTGCGGTTCCTTCATCCGGGCCCTCGTGCGCAACCGCCTCTTCCGCGAGTCAATCTTCCTCTACAGGGATCTGTTGAGGCACCCGCCTTCCCCTGTCGAGCCTCCCTTCTCCCCCGACGGCTACACCTTTCCCTTGCTCCTCAAGGCCTGTGCCGCCCTCTCCGGCGACCCATCGGAACATAGAGAAGGGCCTCAACTCCACTCACACGTTATCAAGACGGGATTTTGCGGCCATGCCTTCTCGTCCACCGGATTGGTCGACATGTACGCAAAAACCAGCGACATGACATCTGCGAGGAAGGTTTTTGATGATATGCCGCTGAAGAGTCTGGCATCGTGGACCTCGATGGCCATCGGTTACGCAAGGGGTGGCGAAGCAGGTGCTGCCATGGAATTGTTTCAGTTGATGCCTGAGAAGGACACGGCAGCCTTCAATGCGATGATCGATATTTTCGTGAAGAAAGGCCACATGGCTTCCGCCAGGCGACTGTTCGACGAGATGAGTGATCGAAACGTCGTTTCTTGGACCAGCTTGATCTCAGGGTATTGCAAGGTCGGGGACATGGAGGCAGCCAGCGTGCTGTTCGATGCAATGCCAGAGAAGAATCTCTACTCCTGGAACGTGATGATTGGTGGGCATTGCCAGAACAGACAACCCCATCAGGCACTGGAATTATTTCGGGAGCTGCAGTCCACTTGCTGCCTTCCTCAACCCGACAATGTGACCCTCGTCAGCGTTCTCCCTGCAGTAGCTGATCTGGGCGCGATTGATCTCGGTAGGTGGATCCACAGCTACGCTCGAAGAAAAGGGCTGGATCAGGTGATCACCGTTTCTATCGGACTAGTCGACATGTATGCTAAATGTGGGGATGTCTGCGAGGCGAGACGAGTCTTCGACGCCATGCCGATCAAGGATACAGCCGCGTGGAACGCCATGATCAATGGGCTTGCCGTGAATGGTCGAGCGAAGGCGGCGTTAGCTGTGTTCACAGAGATGCGGAGAGCCGGGGTCTGCCCGAACGAGGTGACAATGATCGGGGTTTTGTCCGCTTGCAGCCACGGTGGGCTGGTCGAGGAAGGTCGGAGGTGGTTCAATGAGATGGAGGCACTCCATGTCGAGCGCAGGGTCGAGCACTACGGCTGCATGGTCGACTTACTGGGACGAAGTGGGCGTCTTGGGGAAGCCGAGACGCTGCTCGAAGAAATGCCCTGCGGTCCTAACGGGATAGTCTTGAGCTCTTTGCTCTTCGCCTGTGGGCGCCATGGGGATATGGAGAGGGCCGAGAGAGCCATGCGGAGGGCAAGTGCGGTTGAGCCTGGCAACTGGAGGAACTACGTCGTGATGAGGAATCTGTACGCAAGGAAGAAGAAATGGAGGGACGTGGAGAGGATGCAGGAAGCCGTGAGGGACCATGGGGGCAAGAAGGAGGCAGGATGTAGTGTGGTTGAGGTTGGCCACAGGGCTTGGGAGTTCGTATCAGGCGACAGAGTTCACCCTCAGAGCCAGTCCATATACGAGCTGCTTGATGAATTGCTGCAGCAGATCAAAGggcaaggggaggaggaggaagacaggTTAATCCTCGCAAGCGAAGTCCAAAGCA
The DNA window shown above is from Musa acuminata AAA Group cultivar baxijiao chromosome BXJ2-4, Cavendish_Baxijiao_AAA, whole genome shotgun sequence and carries:
- the LOC103975767 gene encoding ranBP2-type zinc finger protein At1g67325 isoform X2, which translates into the protein MSSTKMDDRGSVRSKRPRSEGFRRDGDWTCPQCGNVNFSFRTACNRGSCGAARPSASPSPITRTTPVHGTFDHPGPSYYGDVGVPPPMRLGMLSGYPSSFTLHRMQYGYGPPSGAPGPYSLLSPYGPSGPLGVYGYGPGPVMDGYGGPGTVMDGYGGPGPIMDRYGYGYEGSPMPTSGPASRELFDNSTSRKRRGGPDGLLEGDWICPQCENVNFAFRTTCNMKKCGTPKPTTVPNRYSKDVSDAPEGSWTCDKCNNLNYPFRNVCNRKGCENEKPSST
- the LOC103975767 gene encoding ranBP2-type zinc finger protein At1g67325 isoform X1 → MSSTKMDDRGSVRSKRPRSEGFRRDGDWTCPQCGNVNFSFRTACNRGSCGAARPSASPSPVSLITRTTPVHGTFDHPGPSYYGDVGVPPPMRLGMLSGYPSSFTLHRMQYGYGPPSGAPGPYSLLSPYGPSGPLGVYGYGPGPVMDGYGGPGTVMDGYGGPGPIMDRYGYGYEGSPMPTSGPASRELFDNSTSRKRRGGPDGLLEGDWICPQCENVNFAFRTTCNMKKCGTPKPTTVPNRYSKDVSDAPEGSWTCDKCNNLNYPFRNVCNRKGCENEKPSST
- the LOC103975687 gene encoding pentatricopeptide repeat-containing protein At2g44880-like produces the protein MGSGGRIGELWTPEERHCFYLLQRIPSQPVATSSAAASSLLKIQAFLLRRGTLHANLSLFTRLISAFSDLAAPASPLVAAALLRHARRLFDCRPSQDAFLCGSFIRALVRNRLFRESIFLYRDLLRHPPSPVEPPFSPDGYTFPLLLKACAALSGDPSEHREGPQLHSHVIKTGFCGHAFSSTGLVDMYAKTSDMTSARKVFDDMPLKSLASWTSMAIGYARGGEAGAAMELFQLMPEKDTAAFNAMIDIFVKKGHMASARRLFDEMSDRNVVSWTSLISGYCKVGDMEAASVLFDAMPEKNLYSWNVMIGGHCQNRQPHQALELFRELQSTCCLPQPDNVTLVSVLPAVADLGAIDLGRWIHSYARRKGLDQVITVSIGLVDMYAKCGDVCEARRVFDAMPIKDTAAWNAMINGLAVNGRAKAALAVFTEMRRAGVCPNEVTMIGVLSACSHGGLVEEGRRWFNEMEALHVERRVEHYGCMVDLLGRSGRLGEAETLLEEMPCGPNGIVLSSLLFACGRHGDMERAERAMRRASAVEPGNWRNYVVMRNLYARKKKWRDVERMQEAVRDHGGKKEAGCSVVEVGHRAWEFVSGDRVHPQSQSIYELLDELLQQIKGQGEEEEDRLILASEVQSTSVAVS